The genome window ATGCAATCTCCTTCTCTTATTTTATTTAATCTGTAGTATAAATGCGACAGCTTCTGTTAATTACGACAATGACAGTCTTCTTATCGACCCGAAAGAGAAAGAGTCGTTGGTAGATAAAATCAGAAATATGCCTAATATCGAAGTCGGTAAAGGGATTACCTTTCAGCCTAAAAACGAAAGTTACAAGATAACCATGCGTATCCGAATGCAAAATATGGTAAGCGCTACTTTCGACAAAAAATTTTCCAACACCGATATCGAAGCACAAGTAAAACGACTCAGATTGAGATTCGATGGGTATGTATATTCTCCTAAACTAACCTACTCGATACAATTAGGTTTTACTCCTTACGACACGAAATCTCTCCCCAACGGAAATATGAATTTCGTACGTGACGCCATGATTTATTATATACCGTCACCTACATGGAACATAGGTTTCGGACAAACAAAAATAAAAGCAAACAGAGCCCGAATCAACTCATCGAGCGCATTGCAATTCGTTGATCGGTCTATCGTCAATTCCGAGTTTAATCTCGACCGGGATTTCGGTATCTTCGGAGAATATAACAAACGGCTCTTTTCCGATTTTAATATCGGCATAAGAGGCTCGGTTACTTTAGGTGAAGGCCGTAATTGGGTATCTTCTTCAAAAAGCGGTCTTGCCTATACGGGGCGTCTCGAGCTATTCCCTCTTGGCCGATTCAAATCGATGGGTGATATCGCTGAAGGTGATTTCGAACGAGAACAGACTCCTAAGATACTTCTTGCCGGAGCCTTTAGCTATAACGATCGTGCAAAACGGGTTCAAGGTCAAAACGGGGCACTGATCGAAAACAACATGTCACGCAATATTTCTTCTTACTTTTTCGATTTCATTTTTAAATACAACGGCTTTGCCTTTTATACCGACCTAATGGGTCGATTATGCAAAAGCCCCGTATTACATAATGTAGAAAATCAATATATTTATGCCGGTAAAGGGGTAAACATACAAACCAGTTATCTCTTCCCAAAAAACTGGGAAATCGCATTGCGAAATTCTACATTGTTACCCGACGACGATGTAAAAAACTTAGTGGGATATAATTTTTATAATCAAAGTACATTCGGTGTTACCCGCTATCTGATCGGTCACAGCCTAAAAATACAAGCCGACGCCTCCTTTAACTATAAGAAACAGGCCATCGACCCCCAATATAGCCGCTGGATGCTGCGTTTCCAAATAGAACTCGGATTCTGATAAATGCAAAACACTAACCGGCACGAAATAAATAAACAGTTAAAAACATACTCGAATATCATCTGGCTATAGGTTGAATATCTCGTCTCACCGCCTTTGATATTTCGAGATACATATAAAATTTTTTACGAGCTTCTATATTTTTCTTGTTTTGTTCATATTTTTGGTTGGCATACTCCTTCGATTTATCGAAAGTAAGCCGGGATATCTGATTCTGAGATTTACCGACCATTGTAGAATCGATTTGTTCATCGGGAAAAAATTCATCGAGATTTACATCCCCGATCATAGTCGTTTCGAGAAAATTTTTACGAGTATGTTTTTTATCAAGATAATACCCTACAAACATATGCCCAGGCATGCGCACTAATATAGGATCTATATTTATCGCTCTCAATAAAGAAGCGAATAACACACTGCCATCGACACAATTTATTTGGGAAGACTTTATCGCATCATCGAATAAACGTACCCTCTGCGAATAAATCACATTTGAAGAGAGACTCGAAATCGATACCGAACTATATTTAAAATTTCTTTTTTGCAACGCATTCCAAATTGCATAAACCTGCCGATCGACCGAACTGTCTTTTCCGAGTTGATAACCTAAAAAGCGATTTACAATACGGGTATTCAGAGCCTCTCTCAATATGACATCGATCATCGGATGATCTTCATTTACATATGCTGCAAAAAATATACCGGTTTCGTGAAAATGCTGTTTCGAATCGTTATACCCTAAAAGACACTCATTAATACTCCTCACCGAAAACGTGCGTACTTTCTGACCTAAATTCTCAGAATTCAGTTCGGCTCCTATCGCCACACTTACCGGAGTCGGTTGTATATTATCTTTTAAAGCCTGATACTTCCACACGATATCGGGATAAACCAAATATTCGGTTTTCGACTTCGGTAAAATAAACTCCGACACCGATTCGCTAAAAAAAGGCGTTTCAGATACCTTAATACGTAATTTACTATTCACTTTCCCCGATTTTACTTTTATCGCTATGCAAGATTTCGGATTTCCCAGATATGGAGTATCTGCAGGCATTACGATCACCGTATCGGTAACGGCTACCGATAAAACCGCCGACGGAAAAATATTTCCACCCAATTCATCGACAATTTCAAAAGGGGTACTCCATACATTATATTTATATATATACAAGCCTCCTACCAATATAAAAAAGAAAAGCAATACCAATGTCGAGACTTTCCAAATATTACAATCTAACCGCATAAAATAATCTTCTTATTTACAACCAAAGATAAATATAAAAACCGAAAAATAAGACCGATATCCAAAGACAAAAAATTATCTTATTTTTCCCCATAAAATCCGACCTATTTATATATACACAAGACTATGTCTAAATAAAAACATCCCGTGGAAATATTCCACGGGATGTTTTTATAATTTTAAGCAATTAATCGTCGATATCAATCAGATTGAATTTAAGATCGAAGGTCAATTCGAGTCCGTTTGTAAGTTTTACTTCATAATCCCGTTTATCGCGGTCGATTTGAACAACAGATACATCCGGATAATTTTGCTTGATATATTTCATTATTTGAGAAGGTATAATCGCAACAGGTACTGTAGAATATTTACAGTCGACTTCTTTCCAATCGCCATTTTTCAGGAATTCCACTTTGGAACTATTAGTGAATACCACTTCATATTTCGTTTCGAGAAAATCGCGTTCCAATTTCGCAAAAGCCACCTTTTCTTTCGGGAAATGTTGTTTTATAAATTGTTGGGACTTCTGAGGTAACTGATCTACAGTTATGGGTTTGTCATTATCTGCATGAGCGAATGTAATACCGAACATCAATAAGACAACTGAAATAAACATGATCTTTTTCATAACATTTCAAATTTTATTTATTAAACTCTGTTTTTAATTACTGGAACAAAATTGAAACATGATTTTAAAATGAATTTGTAATTTTCGGATCGCCTCAATAAATTAACTTTTTTTATATTTAAATCATGGCCAAACTACAGTGAAACAATGTCGCCCCCGAGAAAAACGATATTCGATATGTAGCCCGTAATACCTGACGACCGAGTTGACCAGAGATAAACCTAACCCGGTAGAACCTTCTTTTTTATTTCCCTGATAAAAACGATCGAAAATACGTTCAGCATCGAGTGCATAATTTCCATCATTTTCGATACTTAATGTCCTGTTGTTTACAGTTATTTTTATATTACCGCCTTCCGGTGTATGTACATATGCATTTTTTATCAAATTCGTAACCAGAGTAGTTCCCAGAGATTCATTCATCTTTACTATAAAAGATCCCGAAATATCGGTTTCACATACAATTTTACGCGATGCATAAATCTCATCATACACTTCAATCTGGTTACCTATCATCGAAGCAATATCGATATCATCATTTTCAGGAAATTGGCCATTCTCTATCTTCGAAAGAAACAATAAAGTTTTATTAAGCTTTATAATATGAGATAATGTGCGTTGCATTTTAAAAAGTTCATTCATTTGCTCCTCGGTAAGCTCTGTATTATCCAATAACCACTCGAGACGATTACCTAAAACAGCCAACGGAGTCTGCAATTCATGAGATGCATTCCCGATAAATTGTTTCTGCTGTTCAAAAAGTTCTTCAGAACGGTCGACCGCCTGTTGAGCGGCTGCATTCAACTTTCGAAATTCGGGTATACGTGTATTATCGGGTATGAGTGTATTTTTCTTTCCCGGCATATAACTATCGAGCCAATGCAACAAATCATATAACGGACGCATACTCCTGTGGAATACCCATAAGGTTACTCCGATTATCACTATCAGTAGCAAAAAATAAAGAATTACTATCCAATACAGAATTGCCCGGAGAAGATCATCTTTTTCGAAAGTAGGGGTCGCTACTTTCAATTCATAATAAACTCCCTGATTATCCATAAAAATAGTAGTAAGAATACGAGCCGGCTCTGTTTCTTCTTTCTCAGGGATATATACTTCAGCATCATAATAATCGATATGAGGATGGGAATCGGCATATGCTTTATTTACCGGAGTAATCGAATAGCTATTGTTCGA of Coprobacter tertius contains these proteins:
- a CDS encoding porin encodes the protein MQAHSKCNLLLLFYLICSINATASVNYDNDSLLIDPKEKESLVDKIRNMPNIEVGKGITFQPKNESYKITMRIRMQNMVSATFDKKFSNTDIEAQVKRLRLRFDGYVYSPKLTYSIQLGFTPYDTKSLPNGNMNFVRDAMIYYIPSPTWNIGFGQTKIKANRARINSSSALQFVDRSIVNSEFNLDRDFGIFGEYNKRLFSDFNIGIRGSVTLGEGRNWVSSSKSGLAYTGRLELFPLGRFKSMGDIAEGDFEREQTPKILLAGAFSYNDRAKRVQGQNGALIENNMSRNISSYFFDFIFKYNGFAFYTDLMGRLCKSPVLHNVENQYIYAGKGVNIQTSYLFPKNWEIALRNSTLLPDDDVKNLVGYNFYNQSTFGVTRYLIGHSLKIQADASFNYKKQAIDPQYSRWMLRFQIELGF
- a CDS encoding PepSY-like domain-containing protein gives rise to the protein MKKIMFISVVLLMFGITFAHADNDKPITVDQLPQKSQQFIKQHFPKEKVAFAKLERDFLETKYEVVFTNSSKVEFLKNGDWKEVDCKYSTVPVAIIPSQIMKYIKQNYPDVSVVQIDRDKRDYEVKLTNGLELTFDLKFNLIDIDD
- a CDS encoding sensor histidine kinase, giving the protein MKLIYRVALRLSVVLLPLIALWAVLFYFTMIEEINDEADDSLEDYSELIIIRMLAGRELPSLNNGSNNSYSITPVNKAYADSHPHIDYYDAEVYIPEKEETEPARILTTIFMDNQGVYYELKVATPTFEKDDLLRAILYWIVILYFLLLIVIIGVTLWVFHRSMRPLYDLLHWLDSYMPGKKNTLIPDNTRIPEFRKLNAAAQQAVDRSEELFEQQKQFIGNASHELQTPLAVLGNRLEWLLDNTELTEEQMNELFKMQRTLSHIIKLNKTLLFLSKIENGQFPENDDIDIASMIGNQIEVYDEIYASRKIVCETDISGSFIVKMNESLGTTLVTNLIKNAYVHTPEGGNIKITVNNRTLSIENDGNYALDAERIFDRFYQGNKKEGSTGLGLSLVNSVVRYYGLHIEYRFSRGRHCFTVVWP